agaaaaaaatcccTTCATATCCTCATCAAAACAGAGAGCATTTAAATCTCTTCTCTGCTCTCTGTTAGTCAGACAAGATGAGATCATTATAACATATCAACCTATATTAAATCTCAACAGCAAAAAACTTTTACTGAATCTTCAtgttataaatgtgttttaaataaaaataataatttaaattgtTTATGTATTTGATCATAAAGTCATCTTCTATCCCTTATCATTGTTAAGGtgacacttttttaaataagggTTCATTTGTTCTCATTATTGAATTAATTATAGCTAAAATAAACTAACAACAACAATatctttttacaaaatgtaattatttttgtGCATTAGCTAATGTTacacaacttttgattttaaatatgtaaatgtgaaaataaatgtacctagatgaataaatgctataaaagtattgttagttaatgttatgctaatgttaacaaataataTGTTAATTGTGTTACCTAcatatcaaatatataaacgGTTGTTCATACAGCGAAGAACCTGAAATTACAAATCAAgactaatatttttattaatagtgGAATTATCAAACATAGGTCTTTTTAATTGCTTAAACAACTTTATTTGAAAGATGTTActgttacataaaaatacattatactcaGTTTTTCTTACATTTGTTTTCTCACAGGTCATAACCTGCTCACTTTTACGCCACCATATGAACACCAGTGGGCCTGTGGAGTTCTTCATCCTTGATGGACTGAAGGaaaaatacatccttccctTTGTCTTTACTGCTTACATCTCTATACTGAGTGGAAACAGCATGATCATATATCTTGTTAGAACTGACCACAAACTCAACACCCCAATGTACTTTTTCCTtcattttttgtctttcaaTGATATAGTGTTCACATCTGCAACAATGCCCAACATGCTCTTTATGTTGCTGACCGGAGTCAGAACCATCTCTAAAACAGGATGTTTTCTTCAAATGTACTTTTTTCTTTCAAGCGGAGGGACAGGACGTGGTTTGTTGACTGTGATGGCTTTTGATCGCTATGTAGCCATTTGCAACCCCCTGCGTTACACCACTATCATGACCAGACGGGTGTGTGTTTTGTTGATATTTGGTTCGTGGGTTTTCGGGATCGTTATTCTTCTGCCAACATTTATCTGGGCTACTCTGTTGCCATTCTGTGGGCCGAATGTCGTTAAGCACTTGTTTTGTGATCACTCATCGGTAGTAGTCCTAGCCTGTACTGACACCACTAGGAATGGCGTTTTGTCTCTAACAGTAGTTATTATTGTTCTTGTCGGTACATTTCTTCTTATCTTAACTTCATATATCTGTATTGGCAAAGCGGTCAGGAAAATGAGCAGGGCAGATCAGCTTAAAGCTTTTGGCACATGCGTGTCCCATCTAATAGTGGTGTGCATTTCCTACGTATCAGCTGTCTTTGTGTACGTCTCCTATCGAGTAGCAAAATTTGACCCAGATGTTCGTATAATCATCGCTGTACTTTACAGCATGCTGACACCTCTACTGAATCCCatcatttacagtctgaggaACAAAGAGCTGCAAGATGCAATAAAGAGAGCATTTGGGAAATTCACAACTGCTTCAAAAGAAACCAGGAAAACAGTGAACtccattttaaagtgaaagaaACAATTTCAGTAAAACTAATAAGATCccatttgttaaaattaacattagttaatatatataacattagttaataatatatatgtttttatattattgtTGGTTCAGATTAACTAATGTactaatatataaacattacatGTACAGGttcatttaaacatttactaatactttataacactttaatttaaaatcacttgtatATGTTTACATTAGTGAGCACAATAAACATGAATGAACAATTAATTATTAGTAATaactaaaatacaataaaatgtgctGTAAAAATATGTTCTCTCATTGTTAGTTATGATtatatgttatttttttcaCTGTCAATGGCGATGTCAATATCAGACAGTCTGCTTTCAAAACTAAAAACACTAAACATCAAAAGGTGAATACAGCTTTGCAGAAACTTGTCAGTGGGGTATGAAATTAACCAGaccatgtttaataaaaatgtatttatatgcaCTCTGTCCTAAACCATGATTGTCAAGAAAATCAACACTAAGGATAGAAATTATCTGTTAACAAAAAAAGACTCACAATATTATATATGTTTACATGATGCCCATCCACCACACAGTTAAAACAGACAATTTATAAATATCTCATCCAACttgaatatataaaataaataaaaataatattttttatttaaagagacCACTGCATATTACTGAGGTGGCTTTATTCACACCGAAGAATGCATAAGGAAATATACTGAAAAACATGATAAAGGACAAGTCTATATCAAAATATAGAAATGACGAAAAACCATTTCTTCTCACAGTGTAGTCATGCAAATGCTTTATGGcatttttttactttcttttcTACATTTCCACTACCATAGCCTTCTCACTTTGGctctttttacacctggtattaataTGCGTCTATGAAAGAGACACGTTCCTGTTCATGTTTTTTGCTGCCTATGTTAACAAGTTGGAGCATGCACACTGTACACGTCAGGAGCGGCGCTACAGCATCAGTGCTGCGATCGCTTCGCCATCGGCTCTATTTTTGCTGTGCTGCTCACACTCAATTAAAGTGACAATGCATTGTTTATGGTCTAAATGCTTGtggatttatgcaaaaaaagtgtaattttaccataaaatcataaATGGGATGACGTTTTATAGCAGTTGGTGAAATAAGCTTGAACAACTTTTAAACACTtgcaaaatgaaaacaaaaataaaagaggTGCAATAAAAGAGTGCAGCCGGTTTGGTTTAATTTGATAGCATAAAGATCGCTCCGAACACTGGGTTTGCACTAGAAGTCAAGAcctgtttaaaaacattttgattttacCATACACATTAGATGAATTTTGATTCTGACGACATCATGTGATATTAAGAAGCTTGCATAATTCATGTCAGGCCCTCAAACTTAATAACTTTGATGTGGTTGGGGATATGGTAGGTTAAAGTATAATAGACCTATGCTTTTctgtaactgtgggttcacaccgcCACCGACGAGAGCGTCAAAGTGACCAGAAGTCATTAATTTTCAAAGAGAGCCAGCGGCGAGCAGCAGCGCGTCAAGGACAATGTGAGTTTCAAGGAAAGTggaaatcagctcaactttatggtaatgagctatgacgcaaTTCGgtgcaaccaatcggaaggcggctTCACAGCAGGCAACAAACCACACCAGCGTGTTGTTGTCAGACTTAAAACACTAAGGATTTAGTAAATCTTACACTGAGACACAAATTATCTTCTCAACCACATTAATATTTTAGATTTACTATAAGAAGATAACAACCACTTTAAAAAGAAAGTCACTGAATCAGGAAATTAATTTGATGCATACATTGTGCtgtgtatttgtatttttgtgtttcagtatccagtatgtgtgtgtttatatgtgtatGATGAGTGATAGGAATAACGCACAATATGACACAATATTGGAAAAAAGATAAATATACACTATATGGACAAAAGCTTTGGGCCATCCATTCTAATGAACAGGTTTGAAATCTTAAATCATTTAAGTAACACAAATTTTAACGATACAAGGATATTCCAGAGAGTTGTGCGCTTATGATTTTATAGCAACAGTTTGGGCAGCGCACCTTTTTaattccaacatgacaatgcccaTGTGTACAAAGCAAGGTTCAAAAAGAAATGATTGATTCAGTCTGGTGTGAAAGAACTTGACTGGTCTGCATAAAGCCTAGACCTGAACCCAATTATTTTTGCAATTCTATGCAGTCATAAACACGAATTTATGAATTTGTTTCAGTGTAACACTATATGACACTAACTTAACCTCAATACTACCATTTCAGTCACATTTAAAGTCTTGATCTTATAAGTGGTcatgtgttatttatttaacttattCTCCGCcaggcatttttttaaaagttgctcgtcagaattttttgtgattttcacaaaagttttacaaaatgcattccaggaaaattttcttcatAAGAAGAGGCTCAAGTCCCGCCGCGACCACCCTGGGGAATGAAGCCAAGCCTGGAATTCCGAGCGTTCCCTCTCGGTTAACTCCAATCAATCAACAACAAATTACTACTCATACATTTACAACAATAAAACATACGTAATATACATTAAATGAGATATAgtgtatgtaaaataaaattaaaaaattaccaGGAAATTAACAAGCCTAACTCGAAGAAAAAGCCAAAGAAAAGTAATGAGTTTTTAACAATGATTTAAAGGATTCCAGAGTTTGGCAAGTTCTGATTTGGACTGGCAAGTTGTTCCACAAGTTAGGGGCGGCTACACTGAAGGCTCCATCACCTCTTGTTTTTAATCTGCTTCTCGGTACATCAAAGAGGGCAAGATTAGCAGATTTTAAGCTCTAGCCGGGATATGAGCATACAGAAGCTCTGTTAAATATAATGGAGCCAGgccatttaaacatttaaaagttagtaataaaattttaaaatcgATCCTATAATGAATGAGTGTAATATGGTCCCTCTTCCTCGTTCCTGTCAAGAGATGAGCAGCCGCATTCTGGACTAACTGTAGATGCTGAATCGATGATTTATCTAATCCCACGTACAACGAGTTACAGTAGTAAAGGCGAGAGGTTATAAGGGCATTTATCACCCTTTCCAGATCTTTAGGATGGAGATATGCCTTAACCTTGGCTATAGTTCTCAACTGGAAAAAGCATGATCTGACAGTGGCGGATATTtgtttattaaacttaaatgCACTATCTAACACAACACCAAGACTCCTCACAGTTGAACGACTGTTTGAAGCCAAGGGGCCAAGATAATTTAAATCAAGAGGTTTAGGGTTTCCAAATATTATAATAATCTCTGTCTTGTCTCCATTTAAATTTAGAAAGTTTAAATTCATCCATGTTTAATGTCTTTGAATGTCATCTGCATAACAGTGAAAGGAGACCTCATACCTTTCAAAAATGGAGGCCAGGGGCAGCAtatagaaagaaaataaaatgggGCCTAAGACAGAACCTTGAGGGACACCGCAGATAAATGGAGCCGTCTCAGATAAAAAATCACTGAGTTGGACAGAGAAGCTCCTGTCAGTTAGATAAGATTGAAACCACCTCAGTGCAGTACCTTTGATTCCCACACAACTCTCCAAACGTGCCAGGAGAATTGAGTGGTCCACGGTGTCAAAGGCAGCAGTAAGGTCTAAAAGCACTAAGACAGCAGAGGCTCCTGAATCAACAGTTAAAATCAAATCATTAAAATGCACTGCTCGGATGAAGAAATATCTTAGCTGCTCCATCAATGTGTCCCTCTGAAGGAGAATGAGGAAGTCCAGCATGAAAGTAGCCTATTGCGGCATCGTTCCCCACCTCCACCTCTGACACAATCAAGACAAGAAGATAATACTGCAGCTCTTGTTAGAGCATTCGCAGAGTCCATCAGTGCGAGTCGTCTTCTCGTACCTGAATCAACAAAGTTCAATGGCGACCCACTCAGATTCAATGACTGGAAAGTCTCCTTTCAGACACTTATTGACAGGAAGAACATACCAGCTGAAGAAAAAATATACTATCTGCGAAAGTATGTGGGTGGACCAGCAAAAAGGGCCATTGAAAGATACTTCCTGCTAGGCACAGAGTCAGCCTATTGTGCCGCGTGGACCCTCCTAGAAGAGAGATATGGCAATCCATTCCTTATAGCCAAGGCCTTCAGAGATAAGCTCGATACATGGCCCAAGATAAGCTCCAAGGGGAATGTAGAGCTCCAAGAACTCACTGACTTCCTTCGCAGCTGTGAAGCGGCCATGTTTCAGATCAGAGGTCTTGAAGTACTCAATGATTGCAACGAAAACCAAAAAATACTCTCTAAACTTCCAGACTGGCTGACCTTAAGATGGAATAGGAAGGTAATAGAAGTGGAAGAACAAAGTCACACTTTCCCAAGCTTTAGCCAGTTCGTCAAGTTTCTCACACGTGAAGCTAAAATCGCGTGCAACCCAATGACATCCCTCCATGCTCTTAAACCAAGTGAAAGTGAGAAGATCAAGGTTTCAAAGACCAGAGGTCAAGGAGCAAAGGTATTAGCAACTAACTCAGATGACAAAGCTGTTACCACAGGCTGTATCTTCTGTGAAAAGACAGGTCACAGTTTACACAAGTGTCGCAAATTTATGGATTAGACAATTTCAGAGCGAGTCAAGTTTGTCCaggagaagaaattgtgttttggGTGTCTAAAGTTTGGCCATTGCTCAAGGGACTGTGAAAACAGAAATATCTGTGATATGTGTGAAAGAAGACATCCATCTTGCCTCCATGATAATCGCACAAAAGAAGAAAGGATGTCAACGCAGACTAGTGGAGCAAGGGACAGTGACAGGTCAAAGGAAAGGAAAATGGATCAGCCACATGATAAAGCAGAAAGATGTTCAAGTGAGGCAACATCCAATAGAGTTATACAGAACATTAAAGACACTCATACATCTACAGTTGTCCCAGTATGGTTGTCAGTAGCAAGTGAGCCAGAGTAAAGTTCTTGTCTATGCACTCCTTGATACACAGAGCGACACAACATTTATCCTGGAAGAAACGGCAAAGGCTCTCCACACAAGGAATAAACCAGTTCAGCTAAAGCTCTCCACGATGGCTTCAAGAAACACAGTCATGCCCTGCTGGAAACTGACTGGACTACCAGTGAGAGGATTCTACTCAGACAAGATAATTCCTCTGCCAGCGACCTACTCGAGAGAATTCATCCCTGCAAACAGAGATCATATTCCCACACCAGAGACTGCAAAGGCATGGCCGCACCTTGAACATATTGCAGATGAGATTGCTCCTCAGCAAAGCTGTGATGTAGGTCTGCTGATCGGCTACAACTGTCGTCAAGCTCTTGTCCCAAGGCAAGTGGTGCCTGGCAAAGAAAATCAGCCCTTTGCACAGAAAACagacctgggctggagtgtagTCGGTTATGGCAACCCATGTCTCGACTATGGAGATGAAATTGGAGTAAGTCACCAAGTCATCGTGAAAAAAGTGACACCGGGTCTCCAGTTCTCTTCAAACCTTACAAGCGAAGTGCACTATGTCTGTAGAACTCAGGTCAAGGAGGTAGTCTCACCCGCAGACATCATCAAGGTGCTGGAAACTGACTTTGTCGAAAGGTCTTTGGAGGACAGACACATCTCTCAAGAGGATCTCAGATTCCTGTCAAAGATGAAAAGAGGCATCAGACTTAAGGACAACGGTCATTATGAGATGCCGCTGCCATTCAAAAATGAAAGGCCCCACTTACCAGATAACATGGTGTGTGCCATCCACCGTCTTAGATGCTTAGAACGGAAGCTGAAAAGAAAACAACAGTATTACAGACTACAAGACCTTCATGGATGAGATCATAACACGTGGAGACGCAGAAAAGGTCCCAGAAGAAGACATCAACAAGGCTTCAGCATGGTACATCCCACACCATGGGTTGTATTATCACTAGAAGCCAGGGAAGATACGTGTTGTCTTCGATTGCTCGACAAAATTTCAAGGAACATCCTTAAACAAACATCTCCTGACCGGTCCAGAGTTAACAAACACCTTGGTGGGAGTTCTGTGTCGTTTCCGGAAAGGTCCAGTGGCTATCATGTGTGACATAGAACGCATGTTCCACCAGTTCCATGTTAAAGCAGAAGACCAGGATTACCTAAGATGCTTGTGGTTGGAGAATGGAAATCTTGAAGTCAAACCATCCATCTATCGGATGAAGGTCCACTTGTTTGGTGCTGCTTCATCACCTGGCTGCGCTAACTATGGACTTAAGCATCTCGCAGCTGAAGGACAAGGACACTTCAATGAAGCCACAATCAAGTTCATTCAGAAGAACTTCTACGTTGATGGCGGCTTGTCAAGTTTAACATCTGAAAGCCAGGCTATCCAGTTAGTGAAGGAGGCCAGAGAGCTCTGCAACACAGGCAAACTCCGGCTGCACAAGTTAATTTCCAATAGTCAGAAGGTCCTAGCCACAAATCCCCAAAGAAGAATGTGCTGAAGCCTCCCAAGACCTGGACATGGCCCTGGGGGAACTACATGTGGAAAGAGCACTTGGCATACAGTGGTGTGTGGCTTCTGATGAGTTCCAGTTTCGAGTGACAGTCAAAGAAAATCCACTTATCCGAAGAGGAGTCTTGTCCACAGTCGCTTCAGTATACAATCTACTCGGATTTGTGGCACCATTCATCTTGGTAGGAAAGCAGATCCTGCAACAGATGTGTCGTGACAAGCTCAGTTGGGATGACATCTTACCTGATGATCTTCAACCCCAGTGGGAGTTTTGGCTCCAAGACCTGCATAATCTGGCTAGTGTAAAGATACAAAGATGTTACATTCCATCAAACTTTAAGGCTCAGAGTTACGAGCTCCATCATTTCTCGGACACAAGCGTTTCAGGTTATGGCGTGTGTTCGTACCTCAGAGCAGTCAGTACATCAGGTGAAGTCCACTGCTCTTTGGTAATGGGGAAGTCAAGAGTAGCCCCTGTTAAGGTCACTACCATACCAAGACTTGATTTGTCAGCAGCAGTCGTAGCTGTCCGCACCAGTGATATGCTTAAAAAGGAACTGGAGATAGATTGCTTACAAGAAGTATTCTGGACAGATTCAAAGGTTGTACTCAGATACATCAGTAATGAAGCCAGGAGATTCCATGTGTTCGTAGCAAACCGTGTGGAACGCATCAAGCAAAGTACAGAGTATGCACAATGGAGGTATGTGGCTTCTAAAGAGAAAACAGCAGATCACGCTTCGAGAGGTCTTGCAGCACGACATCTTGTAGCTTCTAACTGGTTCACGGGTCCAGACTTTCTTTGGCAGAAAGAGCTACCCAGTGGAGTAGTCAAGGTGGGAGAAATTGCAAGTAGTGATCCAGAGATCAAGAAGGCCCAGACTCATGACACACAGGCAAAGGAAATTAGGTCACTGTTAGATCGCCTACAAAGGTTCTCGGATTGGTCAAGGATGGTGAGAGCTGTAGCCAGACTAAAGCGGCGTGCAAAGGAAGAGAAAGGCCTCAAGCCGAGGTCCTGTGAAAGCACCTGTTTAGAGGAAAGGAAAGAAGCAGAGCTCAGCATAATTAAGATGGCACAACAAGCAACCCTCTCTCAAGAAATACAGGACATCCAGTGTCATAAGAACACACAAATCAAAGGCAAGGCCAACAAATTACACAAGTTAAGTCCATTCCTGGATGACCAAGGTATCCTCAGAGTGGGAGGCCACTTGACTCATGCTGCTCTTCATCCACACAAGAAACATCCAGCTGTCCTCCCTAGAGACAGTCATGTGTCGGCATTGCTCGTCAAAAACACTCACGAAAGAGTGCACCATCAAGGAAGGGGAATGACTATAAACGAGCTCCGATCTAATGGCATATGGATCCTGGGATGCAGCAACGCAGTGTCATCCCATATTTACAAGTGCAAAAC
This sequence is a window from Misgurnus anguillicaudatus chromosome 9, ASM2758022v2, whole genome shotgun sequence. Protein-coding genes within it:
- the LOC129424343 gene encoding olfactory receptor 6N1-like, translated to MNTSGPVEFFILDGLKEKYILPFVFTAYISILSGNSMIIYLVRTDHKLNTPMYFFLHFLSFNDIVFTSATMPNMLFMLLTGVRTISKTGCFLQMYFFLSSGGTGRGLLTVMAFDRYVAICNPLRYTTIMTRRVCVLLIFGSWVFGIVILLPTFIWATLLPFCGPNVVKHLFCDHSSVVVLACTDTTRNGVLSLTVVIIVLVGTFLLILTSYICIGKAVRKMSRADQLKAFGTCVSHLIVVCISYVSAVFVYVSYRVAKFDPDVRIIIAVLYSMLTPLLNPIIYSLRNKELQDAIKRAFGKFTTASKETRKTVNSILK